In a single window of the Streptacidiphilus sp. P02-A3a genome:
- a CDS encoding LLM class flavin-dependent oxidoreductase produces MRLSTVILPIHRWSEGRKVWRRAEELGFHAAYTYDHLSWRSFREEPWFGSVPTLTAAATATERIRLGTLVTSPNFRHPVTLAKELITLDDVSGGRVTLGIGAGGTGFDATAMGQEAWSPKERADRLGEFLPLLDELLRNDATTREGGYYSAVEARNIPGCVQQPRLPFYVAATGPRGLRLAAEYGQGWVTYGDPTGPAEVPVEQAPAVVAGQIEKLTAACEAKGRDVATLEKVLLQGSTAEQPLASVDAFVDWAGTYRDLGITELVIHWPVPDSVFANDLAVFERIATEGLARLG; encoded by the coding sequence ATGCGTCTGAGTACTGTGATTCTGCCGATCCATCGCTGGTCCGAGGGACGGAAGGTGTGGCGGCGGGCCGAGGAGCTGGGGTTCCATGCCGCTTACACCTACGACCACCTGTCGTGGCGGTCCTTCCGGGAGGAGCCGTGGTTCGGGTCGGTGCCGACCCTCACCGCCGCCGCCACCGCCACCGAGCGGATCCGGCTCGGGACGCTGGTCACCTCGCCCAACTTTCGGCACCCGGTGACCCTGGCGAAGGAGCTGATCACGCTGGACGACGTGTCCGGCGGACGGGTCACGTTGGGGATCGGGGCCGGCGGGACGGGGTTCGACGCGACCGCGATGGGCCAGGAGGCCTGGTCGCCGAAGGAGCGGGCGGACCGGCTCGGGGAGTTCCTGCCGCTGCTGGACGAGCTGCTGCGCAACGACGCGACCACGCGCGAGGGCGGGTACTACTCGGCGGTGGAGGCACGGAACATCCCGGGCTGCGTGCAGCAGCCGCGGCTGCCGTTCTACGTCGCGGCGACCGGTCCGCGCGGGCTGCGGCTGGCGGCGGAGTACGGGCAGGGCTGGGTCACCTACGGCGACCCGACGGGCCCGGCGGAGGTGCCGGTGGAGCAGGCGCCCGCGGTGGTCGCCGGCCAGATCGAGAAGCTGACCGCGGCCTGCGAGGCCAAGGGCCGCGACGTGGCGACGCTGGAGAAGGTGCTGCTCCAGGGCTCGACGGCGGAGCAGCCGCTGGCCTCGGTGGATGCCTTCGTCGACTGGGCGGGCACCTACCGGGACCTGGGGATCACCGAGCTGGTGATCCACTGGCCGGTCCCCGACTCGGTCTTCGCGAACGACCTGGCGGTCTTCGAGCGGATCGCCACCGAGGGCCTGGCCCGACTCGGCTGA
- a CDS encoding DNA-binding protein produces the protein MSERVETVVLDSQGVSAWISQDRGVLAMIRSFHSMAADLVVCANTIVEVMHARVNTPRLNWVLSQVKIEAVTEQAARASAELLKQTGLHGHKYAIDATVAEMALRQPGPVAMLTSDVDDMAKLCGTRVRLISI, from the coding sequence GTGAGCGAACGTGTGGAGACCGTGGTGCTGGACTCTCAGGGTGTGTCCGCCTGGATCTCACAGGACCGTGGGGTGCTGGCGATGATCCGCTCCTTCCACTCCATGGCGGCCGACCTGGTGGTCTGTGCCAACACCATCGTGGAGGTCATGCACGCACGAGTGAATACCCCTCGGCTGAATTGGGTGCTCTCGCAGGTCAAGATCGAAGCGGTCACTGAACAGGCCGCACGCGCCTCGGCCGAGTTGCTGAAGCAGACCGGTCTCCATGGTCACAAGTACGCCATCGATGCGACGGTCGCGGAGATGGCCCTGCGCCAGCCGGGACCGGTGGCCATGCTCACCTCGGACGTCGACGACATGGCCAAGCTCTGCGGCACACGCGTCCGCCTCATCTCGATCTGA